A region from the Acanthochromis polyacanthus isolate Apoly-LR-REF ecotype Palm Island chromosome 23, KAUST_Apoly_ChrSc, whole genome shotgun sequence genome encodes:
- the LOC110956599 gene encoding serine/threonine-protein kinase D3-like yields the protein MSASTPSSPTTPVLVQFKLGLFREVVRVPAGNLSYRHAQRLAVEVIERKAPDCSVVGVGEKILLFRHQPTPEHLLQRLTDCDELKDGDLIEVIIAGSASVTEMRIRPHSLVVQSYRTPTFCHHCGEMLWGLVRQGLKCDGCGLDFHKRCAFHLPNNCSRARRQVSTSLSLFPPRRPPTHSLSSQASGSLEEISMSKPTSRPPSWAEPPVWLGVGYGASVRAQVPHTFQIHSYTKPTVCQYCHRLLKGLFRQGLQCSDCRFNCHQRCESLVPRDCPGERRGVNGEESSAAGSTCPPDQEDTESVDTMILDISDDEMSSDGDSLVETEEAEQLPEPMSPCFSSNIPLMRLVQSVHHTKRRAGGVLREGWLLHHTDTDTLRKRHYWILDWKSITLYQNDSSTKYYKEIPLSEVLRVRGPTQLSVPSLPGGSAHSLELVTGSLVYCVEAGEGGAAWESAIRQALMPVQSSRGHGKGNKDKDRHRDSMDISSVYQIFTDDVLGSGQFGVVYRGTHRKSGRPVAIKVIDKTRFPTKQETQLRNEVAILQSLSHLGVVLLEGMFETVEHVFVVMEKLHGDMLEMILSSEKGRLPERITRFLVMQILEALRHLHLKHIAHCDLKPENVLLASAEPFPQVKLCDFGFARIIGEKSFRRSVVGTPAYLAPEVISSSGYNRSLDMWSVGVITYVSLSGTFPFNEDEDIRQQITNAAFMYPRQPWASISLEAVSLINNLLQVSVRRRFTVGKALGHSWLQDFQLWCDLREFELRMGCRYLTHREDDNRWLRYAQERGMDFPSHLCWDPDNELDP from the exons ATGTCTGCATCGACTCCCTCCAGTCCCACTACACCAGTTCTAGTCCAGTTTAAGCTGGGCCTGTTCAGGGAAGTGGTTCGAGTCCCAGCTGGCAACCTGAGCTACCGTCATGCCCAGAGGCTGGCAGTCGAGGTCATAGAGCGCAAG gctccagactgcagcgtggtggGTGTCGGGGAGAAGATTCTGTTATTCCGACATCAGCCCACACCTGAGCATCTGCTGCAGCGGCTGACAGACTGCGACGAGCTGAAGGATGGAGACCTCATTGAGGTCATCATCGCAG GATCAGCCTCTGTGACAGAGATGAGAATCCGTCCACACTCGCTGGTGGTCCAGTCGTACCGGACCCCCACTTTCTGTCACCACTGTGGAGAAATGCTGTGGGGCCTCGTTCGACAGGGGTTGAAGTGTGACG GTTGTGGGTTAGACTTCCATAAACGCTGTGCTTTCCATTTGCCCAATAACTGCAGTCGAGCACGGCGTCAGGTCAGCACCAGCCTCTCCCTGTTTCCACCACGACGACCCCCCACACACTCGCTGTCCAGTCAGGCATCAGGCAGTCTGGAAGAG ATCAGCATGTCCAAGCCTACGTCCAGGCCTCCATCGTGGGCCGAGCCTCCCGTCTGGCTGGGAGTCGGCTACGGTGCCAGCGTCAGGGCTCAGGTCCCTCACACTTTCCAGATCCACAGCTACACCAAACCCACCGTCTGCCAGTACTGCCACCGGCTGCTCAAAGGGCTCTTCAGACAGGGGCTGCAGTGCTCAG ACTGCAGGTTCAACTGTCATCAGCGCTGCGAGTCTTTAGTGCCCAGAGACTGTCCGGGAGAGAGGAGAGGCGTCAACGGGGAAG AATCCTCAGCAGCTGGTAGCACCTGCCCACCAGACCAAGAGGACACTGAATCAGTGGACACTATGATACTAGATATCTCTGACGACGAGATGTCCTCTGACGGTGACTCACTGGTCGAAACCGAGGAAGCCGAGCAACTGCCGGAGCCGATGAG TCCTTGTTTCAGCAGCAACATCCCCCTGATGAGGCTGGTCCAGTCGGTGCATCACACTAAGAGGAGAGCTGGAGGCGTCCTGAGGGAGGGATGGCTGCTGCACCACACCGACACAGACACACTG AGGAAGCGTCATTACTGGATCTTGGACTGGAAGAGCATCACTCTGTACCAGAACGACAGCAGCACCAAGTACTACAAG GAGATCCCTCTGTCCGAGGTGTTGCGGGTCCGAGGTCCCACCCAGCTCTCGGTGCCCTCGTTGCCTGGCGGCAGCGCTCATTCGTTGGAGCTGGTGACGGGGTCGCTGGTTTACTGTGTGGAGGCCGGCGAGGGCGGAGCAGCCTGGGAGAGCGCCATCCGCCAGGCTCTGATGCCTGTccagagcagcagaggacaCGGCAAAGGGAACAAAG ATAAAGACCGACACAGAGACAGCATG GATATCAGCTCGGTGTATCAGATCTTTACTGACGACGTGTTGGGTTCTGGACAGTTTGGAGTCGTGTACAGAG GTACTCACAGAAAGTCAGGTCGACCAGTCGCCATCAAAGTCATCGACAAGACACGTTTCCCCACCAAACAAGAGACACAGCTGAGGAATGAAGTGGCCATCTTGCAG AGTCTGTCCCACCTCGGTGTAGTTCTGTTGGAGGGGATGTTCGAGACTGTCGAGCACGTTTTTGTCGTCATGGAGAAGCTCCATGGAGACATGCTGGAGATGATTCTGTCCAGCGAGAAAGGCCGACTCCCTGAACGCATCACCCGCTTCCTGGTCATGCAG ATTCTCGAGGCTTTGCGGCATCTGCACTTGAAACACATCGCCCACTGTGACCTGAAACCTGAGAATGTACTGCTGGCCTCTGCGGAGCCCTTTCCTCAG GTGAAGCTGTGCGACTTCGGCTTCGCCCGCATCATCGGCGAGAAGTCGTTCCGTCGCTCGGTGGTGGGGACTCCGGCCTACCTGGCGCCGGAGGTGATCAGCAGCAGCGGCTACAATCGCTCTCTGGACATGTGGTCCGTGGGCGTCATCACGTACGTCAGCCTGAGCGGCACGTTTCCCTTCAACGAGGACGAGGACATCCGGCAGCAGATCACCAACGCTGCTTTCATGTACCCACGGCAGCCCTGGGCCTCCATCTCTCTGGAAG CTGTGAGCCTCATTAATAACCTGCTGCAGGTGTCGGTGAGACGGAGGTTCACTGTGGGCAAAGCACTGGGACACTCCTGGCTGCAG GACTTCCAGCTGTGGTGTGACCTCAGGGAGTTTGAGCTGAGGATGGGCTGCAGGTATCTGACGCACCGAGAAGACGACAATCGCTGGTTACGCTACGCTCAGGAGAGGGGGATGGACTTCCCCTCACACCTCTGCTGGGACCCTGACAACGAACTGGACCCGTGA